From Ramlibacter tataouinensis, the proteins below share one genomic window:
- a CDS encoding glycerate kinase, whose product MISDPRGFLEQLFRAAVERALPLQNMQAHLPPPPRGRTVVLGAGKAGASMAHALEALWPAAAPLFGLVVTRYGHTPPRPPGLSPRIEIVEASHPVPDAAGLQAAQRILALAQGLTSDDLVLCLISGGGSALLTLPAEGLALEDKQRINRQLLESGANIGEMNCVRKHLSRIKGGRLAAACAPAQVVTLAISDVPGDDPSVIASGPTVPDASTCADAVAILQRYRIEVPGALMSLLEQGALETPKPGDPLFDGQVVRLIATPRESLEAAARLAQAHGLAAHILSDEMEGESREVGKVHAALARAVARSGEPFRKPCVILSGGETTVTVRTPPVGMARGRGGRAGEFCLGLAQALQGEPGVWGLAADTDGIDGMEENAGAFVTPDTLARAMAQGLKVDQHLARNDAYGYYSALGDLLVTGPTNTNVNDFRALLVL is encoded by the coding sequence ATGATTTCCGATCCGCGCGGTTTCCTGGAACAGCTCTTTCGCGCCGCCGTCGAGCGTGCGCTGCCCTTGCAGAACATGCAGGCGCACCTGCCGCCGCCGCCGCGCGGGCGCACGGTCGTGCTCGGCGCCGGCAAGGCGGGCGCGTCCATGGCGCACGCGCTGGAGGCCTTGTGGCCGGCCGCCGCGCCGCTGTTCGGGCTGGTGGTCACCCGCTATGGCCACACGCCGCCGCGGCCGCCCGGCCTGAGCCCGCGCATCGAGATCGTCGAAGCTTCCCATCCTGTGCCCGATGCCGCCGGCCTGCAGGCGGCGCAGCGCATCCTGGCGCTGGCGCAGGGACTCACCTCGGATGACCTGGTGCTGTGCCTGATCTCCGGCGGCGGCTCGGCGCTGCTGACCTTGCCGGCCGAGGGCCTGGCGCTGGAAGACAAGCAGCGCATCAATCGCCAGTTGCTCGAGTCCGGCGCGAACATCGGCGAGATGAACTGCGTGCGCAAGCACCTCTCGCGCATCAAGGGCGGCCGGCTGGCTGCCGCCTGCGCGCCGGCCCAGGTCGTGACGCTGGCGATCAGCGACGTGCCGGGCGACGACCCGTCCGTCATCGCCAGCGGTCCCACGGTGCCCGATGCCTCCACCTGCGCCGACGCGGTGGCCATCCTGCAGCGCTACCGCATCGAGGTGCCGGGCGCGCTCATGAGCCTGCTGGAGCAGGGCGCGCTGGAAACGCCCAAGCCCGGCGACCCGCTGTTCGACGGCCAGGTCGTGCGCCTGATCGCCACGCCGCGCGAGTCGCTGGAAGCGGCGGCCCGGCTGGCCCAGGCGCATGGCTTGGCAGCCCACATCCTCAGCGACGAGATGGAAGGCGAGTCGCGCGAGGTCGGAAAGGTGCATGCGGCGCTGGCGCGCGCCGTCGCGCGCAGCGGCGAGCCCTTCCGCAAGCCCTGCGTGATCCTCTCGGGCGGCGAGACCACCGTGACCGTGCGCACGCCGCCGGTCGGCATGGCGCGCGGCCGGGGCGGGCGGGCCGGCGAGTTCTGCCTGGGTCTGGCGCAGGCGCTGCAGGGCGAGCCCGGCGTCTGGGGTCTGGCGGCCGACACCGACGGCATCGACGGCATGGAAGAGAACGCGGGGGCTTTCGTCACGCCGGACACGCTGGCGCGCGCCATGGCGCAGGGCCTGAAGGTCGACCAGCACCTTGCGCGCAACGACGCCTACGGCTACTACAGCGCGCTGGGCGACCTGCTGGTCACCGGGCCGACGAACACCAACGTCAACGACTTCCGGGCGCTGCTGGTGCTGTAG
- a CDS encoding LytR/AlgR family response regulator transcription factor produces MGPRGSRRLAVLCCSVLAGALLSTQFLFQPFAWSHSPWDQVLLRWVEVLKEHVVVASAIGLALVAADVLWHTAQRTRKAAAAFTLSELPRVPVEPRAPARSQAHAASRSIDSHETALQVSAPGHVDPALLLRAVLEARARCARDAAGADRLLDRLAAFLHAAVPGTRAGAHPLAAAAELARRHAGLLGELGPRPAGSTGGPGQAGVQPAPNAARRPTGKRCPGPPARQARPAEKPEEAGRRYLRRINATRGQEVRLITVDDILYFRADTKYTVVVTATEESLIRMPLKELQDGLDPACFWSIHRSTIVNANAVAGVTRDFRGRVFVRLKARTDLLPVSTAHTHLFRQM; encoded by the coding sequence ATGGGACCGCGCGGTTCCCGGCGGCTCGCGGTTCTCTGCTGCAGCGTCCTGGCCGGCGCCCTCCTTTCCACGCAGTTCCTGTTCCAGCCCTTCGCCTGGAGCCACTCGCCGTGGGACCAGGTCTTGCTGCGCTGGGTGGAGGTGCTGAAGGAGCACGTGGTCGTCGCTTCGGCGATTGGCCTGGCGCTGGTGGCTGCCGATGTGCTCTGGCACACGGCTCAGCGGACCCGCAAGGCGGCCGCGGCCTTCACGCTTTCCGAATTGCCTCGCGTCCCCGTGGAGCCTCGGGCGCCAGCCCGATCGCAGGCGCATGCCGCATCGCGATCGATCGACAGCCACGAGACCGCGCTCCAGGTGAGCGCGCCGGGTCACGTCGATCCCGCGCTGCTGCTGCGCGCGGTGCTGGAGGCGCGGGCGCGGTGCGCGAGGGATGCGGCAGGCGCGGATCGCCTGCTCGATCGCCTCGCCGCTTTTCTGCATGCAGCGGTCCCGGGCACCCGTGCGGGCGCCCACCCACTGGCGGCCGCAGCTGAGTTGGCCCGCCGGCATGCGGGGCTGCTTGGCGAGCTGGGCCCTCGCCCCGCAGGCAGCACGGGCGGGCCGGGCCAGGCCGGTGTCCAGCCAGCACCGAATGCGGCGCGCAGGCCCACGGGCAAGCGCTGTCCCGGGCCGCCGGCCCGCCAGGCACGACCTGCGGAGAAGCCGGAGGAAGCCGGGCGCAGGTACCTGCGCCGGATCAACGCGACGCGCGGCCAGGAAGTGCGCTTGATCACGGTCGACGACATCCTGTATTTCCGGGCCGACACCAAGTACACCGTGGTCGTCACGGCAACGGAAGAGTCGCTGATCAGGATGCCGCTGAAGGAGCTGCAGGATGGGCTCGATCCGGCCTGCTTCTGGAGCATCCACCGCTCCACCATCGTCAACGCCAATGCAGTGGCGGGCGTGACGCGAGACTTCAGGGGACGCGTTTTCGTCAGGCTGAAGGCGCGCACCGACCTGCTGCCGGTCAGCACGGCGCACACCCACCTGTTCAGGCAGATGTAG
- a CDS encoding DUF2339 domain-containing protein — MVIWGAVCGAVLFALFMRGGDWTEHLFIGALAGAIAGLTLRNAIRKELRKALDGRALAAPPPLPQTQAAGAVTPPQPVVPAATAPPAAGPEPEFADTSPEAPPLPREAPAAAAKPALPARPDLVTVLAGKARDWLLGGNTVVRVGVLILFVGLAFLAKFAIDNALLPPQLRLAAIGAAGIALFGAGFRLRRKTGFRSGYAMTLQGAGIAVLYLTVFAAFRLYQYLPSGAAFAALALICAFSAVIAVAQNAQALAFTGFAGAFAAPILVSTGQGSHVALFSYYLVLGVAIAGVAWARAWRALNLLGFIATFAVATAWGVLRYQPQDFASTEPFLIAFYAVYLAASLLYALRHSLASTRAVDATMIFGLPLIGFGLQAALVRDYEFGAALSALALGALYLALTGWLLRSRRADPTVRQWLAECFFALGLGFTTLAVPLALDARWTSAVWAVEGAGVFWMGRRQGRWLARAAGLLLQALAAFAFLQSQAWERSAAWPLAHPAFIGGTMLAAAALFLAWQSRVPAAVPRPGMDAALMAFESRLSPGLFWIGFLWWQFALQGEIRRFTIDPQGLPVPVFGAGARLHLSMLAWMVSAFALHHLGLAARRQPWPIAATPAWAGLPVMFAAAIAGALVMNHVFESGGWIAWPLALALHLVMLRRLDRGAPAGWWTGVHAGGAWLLVLLAGNLLVFAVDRGQLWQTAWASVILLVAAILVLLLLSRKAWFREPQAHWPLERFARAYLWLAAAPLAAVVALGSLLVALHSDGNARPLPYIPLLNPTDLAVALGLAACAAWLARIRASSLAVAAAARGRAVMLVLAALAFIAVNTVWLRIAHHFAGVAWDAQALFDSFLVQAGYSILWTLIAVVLMVGAHRRALRPAWMLGAGLLALTVFKLFVIDLSNRIGSERIVVFIAVGLLMLVVGYFAPMPPARPPGRGERLQEAAP; from the coding sequence ATGGTGATCTGGGGAGCGGTTTGCGGCGCGGTCCTGTTTGCCCTGTTCATGCGGGGCGGCGACTGGACCGAACACCTGTTCATCGGCGCCCTCGCCGGCGCCATTGCGGGCCTCACCTTGCGCAACGCGATCCGCAAGGAGCTGCGCAAGGCACTGGACGGCCGCGCGCTGGCGGCACCACCCCCGTTGCCGCAAACGCAGGCGGCAGGTGCGGTGACGCCTCCCCAGCCCGTCGTGCCCGCCGCCACCGCGCCACCCGCCGCGGGCCCCGAGCCCGAGTTCGCCGACACCTCCCCCGAAGCGCCGCCGCTGCCGCGCGAAGCGCCGGCCGCCGCTGCGAAACCGGCCCTGCCGGCCCGGCCCGACCTGGTCACCGTGCTGGCCGGCAAGGCCCGCGACTGGCTGCTGGGCGGCAACACCGTGGTGCGCGTCGGTGTGCTGATCCTGTTCGTGGGCCTGGCCTTCCTCGCCAAGTTCGCGATCGACAACGCGCTGCTGCCGCCGCAGCTGCGCCTGGCCGCCATCGGCGCGGCCGGTATCGCGCTGTTCGGCGCGGGCTTCCGGCTGCGGCGCAAGACCGGCTTCCGCTCCGGCTACGCCATGACGCTGCAGGGCGCGGGCATTGCCGTGCTCTACCTGACGGTGTTCGCCGCCTTCCGCCTCTATCAGTACCTGCCGTCCGGCGCCGCCTTCGCGGCGCTCGCGCTGATCTGCGCGTTCTCGGCCGTGATCGCGGTCGCCCAGAACGCGCAGGCGCTGGCCTTCACCGGCTTCGCCGGCGCCTTCGCCGCCCCCATCCTGGTCTCCACCGGCCAGGGCAGCCATGTGGCGCTGTTCTCCTACTACCTGGTGCTGGGCGTGGCGATCGCGGGCGTGGCCTGGGCGCGGGCGTGGCGCGCCTTGAACCTGCTCGGCTTCATCGCGACCTTCGCGGTCGCCACGGCCTGGGGCGTGCTGCGCTACCAGCCGCAGGACTTCGCCAGCACCGAGCCTTTCCTGATCGCCTTCTACGCGGTGTACCTGGCCGCTTCGCTGCTGTATGCGCTGCGCCATTCGCTCGCCAGCACGCGTGCGGTGGACGCGACCATGATCTTCGGCCTGCCGCTGATCGGTTTCGGCTTGCAGGCGGCGCTGGTGCGCGACTACGAATTCGGGGCGGCGCTTTCCGCGCTGGCACTCGGCGCGCTCTACCTCGCCCTCACCGGGTGGCTGCTGCGCTCGCGCCGCGCCGACCCCACCGTGCGCCAGTGGCTGGCGGAATGTTTCTTCGCCCTCGGGCTGGGCTTCACCACGCTGGCCGTGCCGCTGGCGCTCGATGCGCGCTGGACCTCCGCGGTCTGGGCGGTGGAAGGCGCCGGCGTGTTCTGGATGGGCCGGCGGCAGGGCCGCTGGCTGGCGCGAGCGGCGGGCCTGCTGCTGCAGGCGCTGGCGGCCTTCGCCTTCCTGCAGTCGCAGGCCTGGGAGCGCAGCGCGGCCTGGCCGCTCGCGCATCCGGCGTTCATCGGCGGCACCATGCTGGCGGCCGCGGCCCTGTTCCTCGCCTGGCAGTCGCGCGTGCCCGCCGCCGTGCCGCGCCCGGGCATGGACGCTGCGCTGATGGCGTTCGAGTCGCGGCTGTCGCCCGGGTTGTTCTGGATCGGCTTCCTCTGGTGGCAGTTCGCGCTGCAGGGCGAGATCCGGCGCTTCACCATCGATCCGCAGGGCCTGCCCGTGCCCGTGTTCGGCGCGGGGGCGCGCCTTCACTTGTCGATGCTGGCCTGGATGGTCAGCGCCTTCGCGCTTCACCACCTCGGGCTCGCCGCGCGCCGCCAGCCGTGGCCCATCGCGGCCACGCCGGCCTGGGCTGGGCTGCCGGTGATGTTCGCCGCTGCGATCGCCGGCGCGCTGGTGATGAACCACGTGTTCGAGTCCGGCGGCTGGATCGCCTGGCCGCTCGCACTGGCGCTGCACCTCGTCATGCTGCGGCGCCTGGACCGGGGCGCGCCCGCCGGCTGGTGGACCGGGGTGCATGCGGGCGGCGCGTGGCTGCTCGTGCTGCTGGCAGGCAACCTGCTCGTGTTCGCGGTGGACCGCGGGCAGCTGTGGCAGACCGCCTGGGCCAGCGTGATCCTGCTGGTCGCCGCGATCCTGGTGCTGCTGCTGCTTTCGCGCAAGGCCTGGTTCCGCGAGCCGCAGGCGCACTGGCCGCTGGAGCGCTTCGCGCGCGCCTACCTGTGGCTGGCGGCGGCGCCGCTGGCGGCGGTGGTGGCGCTCGGATCGCTGCTGGTCGCGCTGCATTCGGATGGCAACGCCCGGCCGCTGCCCTACATCCCCCTGCTCAACCCCACGGACCTCGCGGTGGCGCTGGGGCTGGCCGCCTGCGCGGCCTGGCTGGCGCGCATCCGGGCCAGCAGCCTGGCCGTTGCCGCCGCGGCGCGCGGCCGGGCGGTGATGCTGGTGCTGGCGGCGCTCGCCTTCATCGCGGTCAATACCGTGTGGCTGCGCATCGCGCATCACTTCGCCGGTGTCGCCTGGGATGCCCAGGCGCTGTTCGACTCCTTCCTTGTGCAGGCCGGGTACTCGATCCTGTGGACGCTCATTGCCGTGGTGCTGATGGTCGGGGCGCACCGGCGGGCGCTGCGTCCGGCGTGGATGCTGGGCGCCGGGCTGCTCGCGCTCACCGTGTTCAAGCTGTTCGTCATCGACCTGTCCAACCGCATCGGCTCGGAGCGCATCGTGGTGTTCATCGCGGTCGGCCTGCTGATGCTGGTGGTGGGTTACTTCGCGCCGATGCCGCCGGCCCGCCCGCCGGGTCGCGGCGAGCGCCTGCAGGAGGCTGCGCCATGA
- a CDS encoding Bug family tripartite tricarboxylate transporter substrate binding protein: MPLPALARRALLAAVLCIALPGLAIAQQAWPAKPVRVIVSFPPGGAADQIGRAISEPLAQALGQPVVVENRAGANGNIAGDYVAKQAADGYTLLMSSGGTVSINPHLYAKMSFDPVKDLMPVAAAARVLVFLEVNPAKVPVNDAKEFLAYLKANPGKLSFGSPGNGSSPHLAAEMMKAMANVYATHIPYRGAAPAMQDLLGGQVDFMFDPGIGLQQVKAGKLKLLAIGSPKRSPLFPEVPTMEEAGLKGFDADTWFGFYAPAGTPTAVVTRLNTEINKIVRSPAFTERMNAIGGVPAPMSPQEFAARAQDDSARFGALIQERKIRGD, translated from the coding sequence ATGCCCCTTCCAGCGCTCGCACGCCGCGCCCTGCTTGCCGCCGTCCTGTGCATCGCCCTGCCCGGACTGGCCATCGCCCAGCAGGCCTGGCCGGCCAAGCCGGTCCGCGTGATCGTGAGCTTCCCGCCGGGCGGCGCCGCCGACCAGATCGGCCGGGCCATCTCGGAACCGCTCGCCCAGGCGCTTGGCCAGCCGGTGGTCGTGGAGAACCGTGCCGGCGCCAACGGCAACATCGCCGGTGACTACGTGGCCAAGCAGGCCGCGGACGGCTACACCCTTCTGATGAGCTCGGGTGGCACGGTGTCGATCAACCCGCACCTGTACGCCAAGATGTCCTTCGACCCGGTCAAGGACCTGATGCCGGTCGCGGCGGCTGCGCGCGTGCTGGTGTTCCTGGAGGTGAATCCCGCGAAGGTTCCGGTGAATGACGCGAAGGAGTTCCTCGCCTACCTGAAGGCCAACCCTGGCAAGCTGAGTTTCGGCTCGCCCGGCAACGGCAGTTCGCCGCACCTGGCGGCCGAGATGATGAAGGCCATGGCCAACGTGTACGCCACGCACATTCCCTACCGCGGCGCGGCGCCCGCGATGCAGGACCTGCTGGGCGGGCAGGTTGACTTCATGTTCGACCCGGGCATCGGCCTGCAGCAGGTAAAGGCAGGCAAGCTGAAGCTGCTGGCGATCGGCAGCCCGAAGCGCTCGCCCCTGTTCCCCGAGGTGCCGACCATGGAGGAAGCAGGCCTGAAGGGCTTCGACGCGGACACCTGGTTCGGCTTCTACGCACCGGCCGGCACGCCGACCGCCGTGGTCACGCGCCTGAACACCGAGATCAACAAGATCGTCCGCTCGCCGGCCTTCACCGAACGCATGAACGCCATCGGCGGCGTGCCCGCGCCCATGAGCCCGCAGGAGTTCGCGGCGCGCGCCCAGGACGACAGCGCCCGTTTCGGCGCCCTGATCCAGGAACGCAAGATTCGCGGCGACTGA
- a CDS encoding DUF3999 family protein produces MMSVRFSRGAAALLALHAALAWAEGPPQDEFAWRAPLQAPAGASLVRVELPAQALARLQSVDARDVRVFNAAGEAVPYAWIQATPAGKPPEEKTRSYPGLPLYATNPGTTASRGAVEVKVEGERGRESVWVRMQGEPAADARRLHSSLFAMGDERKPLSAIELQAQLPANTPVRVTASTSSDLASWTPAPVRGRLYRFEGEGAPSNLRLDFTRPITLENRYLRLDWQGQDGVSIAAAMGILAAAVPPRRTRIELGAWRQTAPDTVEIATGFATPIAAIALSTPRDNTLVPVRVLGRSDDSQPWRQLGQTVVYRLVDQGETMTNPPLELQSSTPSLRIVAANGTALAPAQLQAFVEFTPRQLVFVASGSGPFVLAAGRERTAAAALGAATITGMLGERKAEDLPLAQPGAAVEARPSRWAALWPGAPGTPAVLWAVLGLGVLLLAAVAWTLLRQMNAASRAGGGGP; encoded by the coding sequence ATGATGAGCGTACGGTTCTCGCGGGGGGCGGCCGCGCTGCTCGCCCTGCATGCGGCGCTGGCGTGGGCCGAGGGGCCGCCGCAAGACGAGTTCGCGTGGCGCGCGCCCTTGCAGGCGCCGGCCGGCGCCAGCCTGGTGCGCGTCGAGCTGCCCGCCCAGGCGCTGGCCCGGCTCCAGAGCGTCGATGCGCGCGATGTGCGCGTGTTCAACGCCGCCGGGGAGGCCGTGCCCTACGCCTGGATCCAGGCCACACCCGCAGGCAAGCCACCCGAGGAGAAAACCCGCAGTTACCCGGGCTTGCCGCTCTACGCCACGAACCCAGGCACCACCGCTTCGCGCGGCGCGGTAGAGGTCAAAGTCGAGGGCGAGCGCGGCCGCGAGTCGGTGTGGGTGCGCATGCAGGGCGAACCTGCTGCCGACGCACGGCGCCTTCACTCCTCGCTGTTCGCGATGGGCGACGAGCGCAAGCCGCTGTCCGCGATCGAGCTGCAGGCGCAGCTGCCGGCGAACACGCCGGTGCGCGTGACGGCATCGACCAGCTCCGATCTCGCGAGCTGGACCCCGGCCCCGGTGCGCGGGCGGCTCTATCGCTTCGAAGGCGAGGGGGCGCCCTCGAACCTGCGGCTGGACTTCACCCGGCCGATCACGCTGGAGAACCGCTACCTGCGCCTGGACTGGCAGGGCCAGGATGGCGTGTCCATCGCCGCCGCGATGGGCATCCTCGCCGCCGCCGTGCCGCCGAGGCGCACGCGGATTGAACTGGGGGCTTGGCGCCAGACCGCACCCGATACGGTGGAGATCGCCACCGGCTTTGCCACGCCCATCGCCGCCATCGCCCTGTCGACGCCGCGCGACAACACCCTGGTGCCGGTGCGCGTGCTCGGCCGCAGCGATGACTCGCAGCCGTGGCGCCAGCTCGGCCAGACCGTGGTCTACCGTCTGGTCGATCAGGGCGAGACGATGACGAATCCGCCTCTCGAGTTGCAGTCCAGCACGCCATCGCTGCGCATCGTGGCGGCCAACGGCACGGCGCTGGCCCCGGCGCAGCTGCAGGCCTTCGTCGAATTCACGCCGCGGCAACTCGTGTTCGTCGCCAGCGGTTCCGGTCCTTTCGTGCTGGCCGCCGGCCGCGAACGCACGGCGGCGGCCGCGCTGGGCGCCGCGACCATCACCGGCATGCTGGGCGAGCGCAAGGCCGAAGACCTGCCGCTGGCCCAGCCTGGCGCCGCGGTCGAGGCCCGGCCCAGCCGTTGGGCCGCCCTGTGGCCCGGCGCGCCGGGCACGCCGGCCGTGCTCTGGGCCGTGCTGGGGCTGGGCGTGCTGCTGCTGGCCGCGGTGGCCTGGACACTCCTGCGACAGATGAACGCGGCCAGCCGGGCCGGGGGCGGCGGCCCCTGA
- a CDS encoding acyl-CoA thioesterase, producing MKEVIYRVRVEFGDCDPARIVWFPNFFRWIDAASRQFFVECGVPSWTETEKTLGVIGTPLVDTQARFIQSATYGDLLSFHVGIAEWRGKSFVQRYRVTRGDELIMECDEVRIFAAHREGGGIRAVPIPAEIRRLCE from the coding sequence ATGAAAGAAGTCATCTACAGGGTGCGCGTCGAGTTCGGCGACTGCGATCCGGCGCGCATCGTCTGGTTCCCGAATTTTTTCCGCTGGATCGACGCCGCCTCGCGCCAGTTCTTCGTCGAGTGCGGCGTGCCGTCCTGGACCGAGACCGAAAAGACCCTGGGCGTGATCGGCACGCCCCTGGTGGACACGCAGGCGCGCTTCATCCAGTCCGCCACCTACGGCGACCTGCTGTCGTTCCATGTGGGCATCGCGGAGTGGCGCGGCAAGAGCTTCGTCCAGCGCTACCGGGTGACCAGGGGCGACGAGCTCATCATGGAGTGCGACGAGGTGCGCATCTTCGCCGCGCACCGCGAGGGCGGCGGTATCCGGGCCGTGCCCATCCCCGCGGAGATCCGCCGCCTGTGCGAATGA
- a CDS encoding septal ring lytic transglycosylase RlpA family protein — protein sequence MGKLFRDLLAAALCVCAMAGAHAQTQAAAPAQAAGGKQEAASAPVTKVKREQVTPRPQDRSMRPQVGKASIYHHMFANRKMANGRPMDLNGDNAASKTLPLGTKAVVTNLETGKSAVVTIEDRGPYIEGRIVDLSPATAEKIGLEMKQGIAQVEVRPIEIPPLAGTPTGAAPAAETQTASNWPRNYAASDPWAEHFTSADATSE from the coding sequence ATGGGAAAGCTCTTCCGTGACCTGTTGGCTGCCGCACTGTGCGTGTGCGCAATGGCCGGCGCGCACGCGCAGACGCAAGCAGCGGCACCCGCGCAGGCGGCTGGGGGAAAGCAGGAGGCCGCCTCCGCCCCCGTCACAAAGGTCAAGCGCGAGCAGGTGACACCGCGCCCGCAGGACCGTTCCATGCGTCCGCAAGTGGGCAAGGCTTCGATCTACCACCACATGTTCGCCAACCGCAAGATGGCCAACGGCAGGCCCATGGACCTCAACGGCGACAATGCCGCCAGCAAGACGCTGCCACTGGGCACCAAGGCGGTGGTGACGAACCTGGAGACCGGCAAGAGCGCCGTGGTGACCATCGAGGACCGCGGTCCTTACATCGAAGGCCGCATCGTCGACCTTTCGCCGGCCACGGCCGAGAAGATCGGGCTGGAAATGAAGCAGGGCATCGCGCAGGTGGAGGTGCGGCCGATCGAAATCCCGCCGCTTGCAGGGACCCCGACAGGCGCGGCCCCGGCGGCCGAGACCCAGACGGCTTCGAATTGGCCACGCAACTACGCCGCCAGCGACCCCTGGGCCGAGCATTTCACTTCGGCAGACGCGACGAGCGAATAG
- a CDS encoding DUF3016 domain-containing protein, producing MKSILRALALASIAASAAGAFAGTVQVTYVNPSQFDDVGNSPWDAQDNLKALARYMQDLGRDLLPANQTLRIEVLDVDLAGNTREPVRTGTRLRTLRGGADWPRINLRYVLEADGRQLSSGEEWVSDLDYIHGKIQRYRESEPLFYEKQMLKRWFRERFTGDPQAQSR from the coding sequence ATGAAGAGCATCCTGCGCGCGCTAGCCCTCGCCTCGATCGCGGCCAGTGCCGCCGGCGCCTTCGCGGGCACCGTCCAGGTCACTTATGTGAACCCGTCGCAGTTCGACGACGTGGGCAACTCGCCCTGGGACGCGCAGGACAACCTCAAGGCCCTGGCGCGCTACATGCAGGACCTCGGGCGCGATCTGCTGCCGGCCAACCAGACCCTGCGCATCGAGGTGCTGGACGTGGACCTGGCCGGCAACACGCGCGAACCGGTGCGCACTGGCACACGCCTGCGCACGCTGCGCGGCGGCGCGGACTGGCCCCGCATCAACCTGCGCTACGTGCTCGAGGCCGATGGCCGGCAGTTGTCCAGTGGCGAGGAATGGGTGTCCGACCTCGACTACATCCACGGCAAGATCCAGCGATACCGTGAGTCCGAGCCGCTGTTCTACGAAAAGCAGATGCTCAAGCGCTGGTTCCGCGAGCGCTTCACCGGCGATCCGCAGGCGCAGTCGCGCTGA
- a CDS encoding vanadium-dependent haloperoxidase produces MQRFPTLPFALAAAALASGGFLAACGGNDGDLPVLPVELKVTGHNAVSYWNEVAGVAANGAPVATGTPEERLPNYAIDMATLNLAIYDAVMAIVQTHRPYAVTPTAPATGASQDAAVAAAAYGVLKGLFPNRSATYQAAYDAYVAGLPDGEAKTRGLALGAEAAAGLLALRANDGRTVALAPFVPGTQPGEFRGINPVGRNNPFIKPFSMTSASQFRTPGPPALSSTAYAADLNETKALGSATSTTRTAAQTELARFATENPGIYWVRNVRAFAMTSAGVASQARLMALVWTSQADASIACFESKYHYGRWRPTSAITLADTDGNDATVADPGWTPVVPTPNHPEYPAAHGCITGTTMQALRNFHGTSQISFSVDSTVTNTTRTYTSTDALTDDMTTARIAGGMHFRTSSEHGAALGRNVADWVAARHFQPR; encoded by the coding sequence ATGCAGCGCTTTCCCACCCTGCCTTTCGCCTTGGCCGCCGCTGCCCTTGCCAGCGGTGGCTTCCTGGCCGCATGCGGCGGCAATGACGGAGACCTTCCCGTGCTGCCCGTGGAGCTCAAGGTCACGGGACACAATGCCGTGTCGTACTGGAACGAGGTCGCCGGGGTGGCCGCCAACGGCGCGCCAGTCGCCACCGGGACGCCGGAAGAGCGGCTGCCGAACTATGCGATCGACATGGCGACGCTGAACCTGGCGATCTATGACGCGGTGATGGCCATCGTCCAGACGCACCGGCCGTACGCCGTCACGCCCACCGCACCGGCCACGGGGGCCTCGCAGGACGCCGCGGTGGCCGCGGCGGCTTATGGCGTGCTCAAGGGACTGTTTCCGAACCGGAGCGCCACCTATCAGGCAGCGTATGACGCCTACGTCGCGGGACTGCCCGACGGCGAGGCAAAAACGCGCGGTCTCGCGCTCGGTGCCGAGGCCGCGGCCGGCTTGCTGGCCCTGCGCGCCAACGACGGGCGCACGGTGGCGCTGGCCCCCTTCGTGCCCGGCACGCAGCCGGGCGAGTTCCGCGGCATCAACCCGGTCGGGCGGAACAATCCGTTCATCAAGCCTTTTTCCATGACCTCGGCCTCTCAGTTCCGGACGCCCGGCCCGCCGGCGCTCAGCAGCACCGCCTACGCCGCCGACCTGAACGAGACCAAGGCCCTGGGTTCGGCCACCAGCACCACCCGGACGGCGGCGCAAACTGAACTGGCGCGCTTCGCCACCGAGAACCCGGGCATCTACTGGGTCCGCAACGTCCGGGCCTTTGCGATGACCAGCGCGGGCGTCGCGAGCCAGGCGCGCCTGATGGCGCTGGTGTGGACGTCGCAGGCCGATGCCAGCATCGCCTGTTTCGAATCGAAGTACCACTATGGGCGGTGGCGTCCGACCAGCGCGATCACGCTGGCGGATACGGACGGCAACGATGCCACGGTCGCCGATCCGGGGTGGACGCCGGTGGTGCCGACGCCCAACCACCCCGAGTACCCGGCTGCGCATGGCTGCATCACGGGGACGACCATGCAGGCGCTGCGGAATTTCCATGGAACTTCGCAGATCAGCTTCAGCGTGGACAGCACCGTGACGAACACCACGCGAACCTACACGAGCACCGATGCCCTGACCGACGACATGACCACGGCGCGAATCGCCGGCGGCATGCACTTCCGGACCTCGTCCGAGCACGGGGCCGCGCTGGGCAGGAACGTGGCCGACTGGGTGGCCGCGCGCCACTTCCAGCCCAGGTGA